In Nitrospirota bacterium, one genomic interval encodes:
- a CDS encoding cysteine rich repeat-containing protein, protein MAQQQSSSGIMAGAMTLLGLGLVWGTVAANFPSQEELSAAAVPAETRPAAHPSSPVPASPELDLSIPGAPPMTSSVVRPRREKEQSSDTPVDVPAVTRFNPRAAQVAKLRCESEIEELCPDSPDGAARTRCLEQRARKLSPLCQSQVRERFVKWKEDRGRMMAACDEDVKKFCPDVVPGGGQILQCLQSNAPDVSDRCYETLPKGALYVQ, encoded by the coding sequence ATGGCACAACAGCAGTCTTCAAGCGGGATCATGGCCGGCGCCATGACATTGCTTGGTCTCGGGCTCGTCTGGGGGACGGTGGCTGCTAATTTCCCCTCACAGGAAGAGCTGTCTGCGGCTGCAGTACCGGCTGAGACTCGTCCGGCGGCACATCCCTCGTCTCCAGTGCCTGCGTCGCCTGAGTTAGACCTCAGCATTCCCGGTGCTCCTCCAATGACTTCATCGGTTGTCAGGCCAAGGAGAGAGAAGGAACAGTCATCCGATACACCAGTTGATGTTCCAGCGGTGACGCGGTTTAACCCTCGTGCCGCGCAGGTTGCAAAATTGAGGTGCGAGTCCGAGATCGAAGAGTTGTGTCCGGATTCTCCAGACGGTGCTGCCCGTACGCGTTGTCTTGAGCAGCGGGCCAGAAAACTATCTCCGCTTTGCCAAAGCCAGGTGCGCGAGCGGTTTGTGAAGTGGAAGGAAGATCGAGGCCGGATGATGGCCGCCTGCGATGAGGATGTAAAAAAGTTTTGTCCCGACGTCGTACCCGGAGGCGGGCAGATTCTCCAATGTCTCCAATCGAATGCCCCTGACGTGTCGGACCGATGTTACGAGACCCTTCCGAAGGGCGCGCTCTACGTTCAATAG
- a CDS encoding urease accessory protein, producing the protein MLDTEFLTILGLGFVLGLRHALDSDHLAAVSTVLAQRPSLRASGMIGFSWGLGHTVVLLLVGAVVLVLRMPIPEPVAEAAEFGVGAMLVLLGGMLGMRLVRERWHVHTHDHDGAPHVHLHSHALVEDHGHGHWWRDSVRPFCIGMAHGLAGSAALLLIVLSSARSVPEGLIYIAVFGVGSILGMMLVGIVVSLPVLWSLNLGRPVFLAVQGLASLGSVAVGLALMFQIAFGGQRF; encoded by the coding sequence ATGCTGGATACTGAATTCCTCACAATCTTAGGACTCGGGTTTGTACTGGGGCTTCGTCATGCCTTGGACTCAGACCATTTAGCGGCTGTCTCTACGGTGCTGGCGCAGCGGCCCTCGTTGCGCGCGTCCGGCATGATTGGATTCAGCTGGGGGCTAGGCCATACGGTGGTCTTGTTACTGGTCGGGGCAGTCGTGTTGGTGCTTCGCATGCCGATTCCTGAACCTGTCGCCGAAGCGGCCGAGTTCGGCGTCGGTGCGATGCTCGTGCTGCTCGGCGGCATGCTCGGGATGCGGTTGGTTCGGGAGCGCTGGCATGTGCATACACACGACCATGACGGTGCGCCGCATGTGCATTTGCATAGTCATGCATTGGTCGAGGATCACGGGCATGGACATTGGTGGCGCGACTCCGTTCGGCCATTCTGTATCGGCATGGCCCATGGTCTCGCCGGGTCGGCAGCATTGTTGCTGATCGTGCTGTCGTCCGCCCGGTCGGTGCCGGAAGGGCTCATCTATATTGCGGTATTCGGGGTTGGTTCGATCCTGGGTATGATGTTGGTCGGGATCGTCGTGAGCCTTCCTGTGTTGTGGTCGCTGAACCTCGGACGTCCCGTATTTCTCGCGGTGCAGGGGCTGGCGAGTCTTGGGAGTGTGGCCGTTGGACTCGCCCTGATGTTCCAGATCGCCTTCGGCGGTCAACGCTTCTGA
- the moaA gene encoding GTP 3',8-cyclase MoaA has protein sequence MGDESNMTMPTPDDASHFVAADTYGRPLRSLRLSVTDRCNLRCKYCMPEEDYVWLPREDVLTHEEMATLTGYFTDLGVDRVRLTGGEPLLRRDLPRLIRLLVQNRRVMDIALTTNGILLADQAEALFDAGLHRVTVSLDTLRPERFRQLTRRDEYARVMEGIESVARAGFTGLKLDTVAIRGFNDDELVALIEFGKRVQAEVRFIEYMDVGGANEWSQQKVLSRAAMLALLTAHYGTIEPMPERGAAPAQRFQLPDGATFGIIPSTTTPFCATCDRSRVTADGMWYRCLYATAGTDLRKPLRVGASADEMRAVIRAGWEGRRDRGAEDRKALERDGLRVGGLIGIEKLREDPHLEMHARGG, from the coding sequence ATGGGTGACGAATCGAATATGACGATGCCGACGCCTGACGATGCCTCTCATTTTGTCGCTGCCGATACGTACGGTCGGCCGCTCCGTAGTTTGCGGCTATCCGTCACGGATCGCTGTAACCTCCGCTGCAAGTATTGCATGCCGGAAGAGGACTATGTCTGGCTGCCGCGCGAGGATGTGCTGACCCACGAGGAAATGGCGACGCTGACGGGTTATTTTACCGACCTCGGCGTGGATCGCGTGCGGCTGACCGGGGGAGAGCCGCTGCTGCGGCGTGATTTGCCCCGGCTGATTCGTCTCTTAGTCCAGAACCGGCGGGTGATGGATATTGCGTTGACGACGAACGGCATTCTGCTGGCGGACCAGGCTGAAGCATTGTTTGACGCAGGGCTGCACCGCGTGACGGTCAGCCTCGATACGCTCAGGCCGGAACGGTTTCGTCAGCTGACCCGCCGCGATGAGTATGCGCGCGTCATGGAAGGGATTGAGTCCGTGGCGCGCGCGGGCTTCACCGGGCTGAAGCTCGATACGGTCGCGATTCGAGGTTTCAACGACGATGAGTTGGTCGCGCTGATCGAGTTCGGCAAGCGCGTGCAGGCGGAAGTGCGGTTCATCGAATATATGGACGTCGGCGGGGCGAATGAATGGTCGCAACAGAAAGTGTTGTCCCGCGCTGCGATGCTCGCGTTGCTGACGGCGCATTATGGGACGATCGAGCCGATGCCGGAGCGGGGGGCTGCGCCGGCGCAGCGGTTTCAGTTGCCGGATGGCGCAACCTTCGGGATCATCCCGTCGACGACCACGCCGTTTTGTGCGACCTGCGATCGCAGCCGGGTCACCGCCGACGGCATGTGGTACCGCTGTCTATACGCGACGGCGGGAACGGATTTGCGGAAGCCGCTCCGCGTTGGGGCGTCCGCAGATGAGATGCGAGCGGTGATTCGTGCCGGCTGGGAAGGCCGCCGCGACCGGGGCGCAGAGGACCGCAAGGCGCTGGAGCGGGATGGGTTGCGTGTCGGGGGGCTCATTGGTATTGAGAAGCTCCGCGAAGATCCCCATCTTGAAATGCATGCCCGCGGCGGTTGA
- a CDS encoding Stp1/IreP family PP2C-type Ser/Thr phosphatase, whose translation MHSAKSDTGLKRPHNEDCFVVDPELGLYVVCDGMGGSNAGEIASALAVEAIHAHLAEAANNPDLPLIGPGDPTMSESANRLASAIRAANEVIHRESWRRPDYEGMGTTVVAARLSEEMLAIAHVGDSRLYLIRNAAIHALTTDHSWVAEQMLKGVMTEEEAERSPRRNIVTRALGVDSHVEVELTEVPVKSGDVLLLCSDGLTRGVRPSEILQVLSGSDDIPTLSDRLITMANEAGGDDNTTVVVVALRNALHTGLWERLKQRFVA comes from the coding sequence GTGCATAGCGCCAAGTCCGATACCGGCCTCAAGCGCCCCCACAACGAAGACTGTTTTGTGGTCGACCCTGAGCTCGGACTCTATGTCGTCTGCGACGGCATGGGCGGCAGCAATGCCGGCGAAATTGCCAGTGCACTCGCCGTCGAGGCGATTCACGCACATCTGGCCGAAGCAGCCAACAACCCAGACCTTCCGCTGATCGGCCCTGGCGATCCCACGATGTCTGAATCGGCTAATCGTCTCGCCAGCGCGATTCGAGCGGCCAACGAGGTCATCCATCGCGAATCATGGCGCAGACCTGACTATGAAGGCATGGGCACCACCGTGGTCGCAGCACGACTTTCAGAGGAGATGCTCGCCATCGCCCATGTCGGTGACAGCCGTCTCTATCTCATCCGAAACGCGGCCATCCATGCCCTCACCACAGACCATTCCTGGGTCGCTGAACAAATGCTCAAGGGAGTCATGACAGAGGAAGAGGCGGAACGATCTCCCCGTAGAAATATTGTGACAAGAGCCCTCGGTGTCGACAGCCACGTCGAGGTTGAACTGACGGAGGTACCGGTGAAAAGTGGGGACGTGCTGCTGCTCTGTTCGGACGGACTCACCCGTGGGGTCCGCCCGAGCGAAATACTTCAAGTCCTGAGCGGCTCAGACGACATCCCTACTCTGTCCGATCGCCTCATCACCATGGCGAATGAAGCCGGGGGCGACGACAACACGACCGTGGTCGTCGTGGCCCTGCGGAATGCACTCCATACCGGACTATGGGAGCGGCTCAAACAACGGTTTGTCGCGTAA
- the moaC gene encoding cyclic pyranopterin monophosphate synthase MoaC, protein MAEFTHFNESGRARMVDVSAKHSTERVATAQATVFLLPETLEKIQRGKIAKGDVLSVAQVAGVMGAKRTPDLIPMCHPLLITSVDISFKEASQPNQAGLCAISIFATVKTTGQTGVEMEAMTAATVAALTIYDMCKAVDRGMSFSDVCLLSKSGGKSGTYTRPG, encoded by the coding sequence ATGGCAGAATTTACGCACTTCAACGAGTCAGGCCGGGCGCGGATGGTCGACGTCAGCGCCAAACACTCGACTGAGCGGGTCGCCACGGCTCAGGCTACCGTTTTCCTACTTCCAGAAACCCTTGAAAAGATTCAACGAGGCAAGATCGCCAAGGGCGATGTCCTATCCGTGGCGCAGGTTGCCGGCGTGATGGGGGCCAAGCGGACCCCTGACCTCATCCCCATGTGCCATCCATTGCTGATCACCAGCGTCGATATCTCCTTCAAAGAAGCATCCCAGCCGAACCAAGCAGGCCTCTGTGCCATCAGCATCTTCGCCACGGTGAAAACCACGGGGCAAACAGGGGTCGAGATGGAAGCGATGACGGCGGCCACAGTGGCGGCCTTGACCATCTATGATATGTGCAAGGCGGTCGATCGCGGGATGAGTTTCAGTGACGTGTGCCTGCTTTCCAAATCAGGGGGAAAGTCCGGCACGTATACGAGGCCAGGCTGA
- the folB gene encoding dihydroneopterin aldolase, protein MAGKIIIERLEFQGRCGVTPEERRRPQPLAVDLELECRTESAAASDDIRQAVDYAEVADRIVEIAATQDCALLETFSERLLTMLFAEFPVERAKIWVRKLAPPLEHVTGSVGVRLERSRQAHRIQDVGPTPARFLAQQLHRLPKGKALDVAAGSGRHSLFLASQGFQVDAMDRDEQAMAQLAATAKQRGLTNLTVRTVDLERTTDERPEFPAQTYDVILVFFYLHRALFPALLESLKPSGVLIYETFTIDNYLRHRHPRRWEFCLAHNELLRLTSNLRLLSYDEGEHDGGPGPDAVYTAQLVAQQTGPSSLPHEST, encoded by the coding sequence ATGGCAGGAAAAATCATTATCGAACGATTGGAGTTTCAGGGGCGCTGCGGCGTGACGCCGGAGGAGCGCCGACGGCCTCAGCCCTTGGCTGTGGACCTGGAACTGGAATGCCGGACTGAGTCGGCTGCGGCGTCAGATGATATCCGCCAAGCGGTCGACTATGCGGAGGTGGCTGATCGGATCGTTGAAATCGCCGCGACGCAGGACTGCGCCCTGCTGGAAACGTTTTCGGAACGGCTCCTCACCATGCTCTTTGCCGAGTTTCCCGTCGAACGGGCGAAGATCTGGGTGAGAAAACTGGCCCCTCCGCTGGAGCATGTCACCGGTTCGGTCGGTGTGCGACTCGAACGATCTCGCCAGGCTCATCGGATTCAGGATGTGGGACCCACTCCGGCCCGGTTTCTTGCACAGCAACTCCACCGCTTACCGAAGGGTAAGGCGCTCGACGTCGCGGCCGGGTCCGGACGCCACTCGCTCTTTCTCGCCTCACAGGGTTTTCAGGTCGATGCGATGGACCGCGATGAGCAGGCCATGGCCCAGCTCGCAGCCACGGCCAAACAGCGGGGCCTCACGAACCTTACAGTCCGAACGGTGGACCTTGAGCGAACGACGGATGAACGTCCCGAGTTTCCGGCACAGACCTACGACGTCATCCTCGTCTTCTTCTATCTCCATCGCGCGTTGTTTCCCGCGCTCCTCGAATCGCTGAAACCCAGCGGGGTCTTGATCTACGAAACCTTCACCATCGACAACTATTTGCGCCATCGCCATCCGCGCCGCTGGGAATTTTGCCTGGCCCATAACGAATTGCTCCGGCTCACGTCCAATCTCCGCCTCTTATCGTACGACGAAGGCGAACATGACGGCGGCCCTGGACCGGATGCGGTCTATACCGCGCAGCTCGTCGCCCAACAGACAGGACCCAGCAGCCTGCCGCACGAGTCGACATGA
- a CDS encoding secondary thiamine-phosphate synthase enzyme YjbQ, with translation MKSYREELWFETKTRRAYLNITQQVEAAVKKSGVQEGLVLVNAMHITASVYINDDEPGLLNDYDRFLETLVPQAATYRHNETGEDNGDAHIKRQLMGREVVVAITEGRLDFGPWEQIFYGEFDGMRRKRVLVKVIGA, from the coding sequence ATGAAATCCTATCGCGAAGAGCTCTGGTTCGAAACGAAGACGCGGCGCGCCTACCTCAACATCACGCAACAGGTCGAGGCGGCGGTCAAGAAGAGCGGGGTCCAAGAGGGGCTCGTCTTGGTCAACGCCATGCATATCACGGCGAGCGTCTACATTAACGACGACGAACCGGGCTTACTCAATGACTATGACCGATTCCTGGAAACGCTGGTTCCTCAGGCCGCAACCTATCGGCATAACGAGACCGGCGAAGATAACGGCGACGCGCACATCAAACGCCAGCTGATGGGCCGAGAAGTTGTCGTCGCGATCACCGAAGGCCGGTTGGACTTCGGTCCCTGGGAACAGATCTTCTACGGAGAGTTCGATGGCATGCGGCGGAAACGTGTGCTGGTCAAGGTGATTGGCGCGTGA
- a CDS encoding FHA domain-containing protein — translation MPEALTQPATLLVKLHGKGSQQIELTHETVTIGRKADNTLAIDDPAVSGHHARIVKIQAVFFLEDLQSTNGTTINGKSITRHQLHDADVITIGQHRLVFQEQATACTTETPPSAADLDRTIALTGSNRTAKEPALSAKILVVAGKTDRLEYPLGKQVTLIGSQEGAAIRLTGWFAPKSAARIAQRGPSYAISPSQGTKSLLVNGTNVVGQQVLKNGDQIDVAGVQLTFYLLSESKPAAR, via the coding sequence ATGCCGGAAGCACTGACACAACCAGCCACATTACTTGTCAAACTTCACGGGAAGGGCTCACAGCAGATCGAGCTCACCCATGAGACCGTGACGATCGGCCGGAAGGCCGACAACACCCTCGCCATCGATGACCCAGCCGTCTCGGGACACCATGCACGGATCGTCAAGATTCAGGCTGTCTTTTTCCTCGAAGACTTACAGAGCACCAACGGCACGACCATCAATGGAAAATCGATCACGCGCCACCAACTCCATGACGCGGACGTGATTACCATCGGTCAACACCGGCTCGTCTTCCAAGAGCAGGCGACAGCCTGCACGACTGAGACTCCCCCATCAGCAGCCGATTTGGATCGAACCATCGCACTCACAGGATCGAACCGTACCGCCAAAGAACCGGCCCTCAGCGCTAAGATCCTGGTTGTGGCCGGGAAGACCGATCGGTTGGAATACCCCCTCGGCAAACAGGTCACTCTCATCGGATCACAAGAAGGAGCAGCCATTCGGCTGACCGGCTGGTTTGCCCCAAAGTCCGCAGCACGAATCGCCCAACGAGGCCCAAGCTACGCCATTAGCCCTTCTCAAGGCACAAAGTCGCTGCTCGTCAACGGCACGAATGTCGTGGGACAACAGGTCCTGAAGAATGGAGACCAGATCGACGTGGCGGGTGTACAGCTGACGTTCTACCTGCTCTCAGAATCCAAACCGGCCGCTCGCTAA
- a CDS encoding adenosylcobalamin-dependent ribonucleoside-diphosphate reductase, translating to MSGKKTRTPSGPPHLPRLRLSDHATTLLRGRYLGKNTTGRIVETPAHMFWRVATDIAQAERLYPRASRLPHAAQRWYDCMARLDFLPNSPTLMNAGRRLQQLSACFVLPVEDSLDSIYDSLKHQALIHQSGGGTGFSFSHLRPHNDLVSSSSGVASGPISFMRLFNLSTDIIKQGGTRRGANMGILRIDHPDILDFIALKQTPTEMTNFNLSVGITDSFMQALTRRRTYALINPRTGKPAKRLPAQLVFDRLVEAAWASGEPGLVFLDTINRGNPTPRLGTIESTNPCGEQPLLPFESCTLGSINVANFVMPSSAGPAIDFARLADIIPLAVRFLDNVIDRNRFPLPHIDRMTKRTRKIGLGIMGFADLLIALNIPYDSEAAIHTAGALMEFFQSHAHRASADLATERGVFPAYRGSRLQTLGQRHRNATVTTIAPTGSISLIANCSPGIEPLYGVQEVRRIMDGVVLTSCHPAFVRYAEALGLDLDALQANLSAHPSIQHMTDIPEELRHLFVTAHDVSAEQHVRMQAVFQRYSDSGVSKTINLPGTATKAEVAAAFLRAYRLKCKGLTVFRTGSREQQVLSCHPSNPC from the coding sequence ATGTCCGGCAAGAAGACGCGCACTCCCTCAGGCCCGCCACACCTCCCACGACTTCGCCTTTCGGACCATGCCACGACCCTGTTACGCGGGCGCTATCTGGGCAAGAATACGACGGGAAGGATCGTCGAGACCCCGGCGCACATGTTCTGGCGCGTAGCCACCGACATCGCACAAGCTGAACGACTCTACCCCCGCGCCAGCCGGCTACCCCACGCCGCCCAACGATGGTACGACTGTATGGCCCGTCTCGATTTCCTTCCCAACTCTCCCACGCTGATGAACGCCGGGCGTCGACTCCAGCAGCTCTCGGCCTGTTTTGTGCTCCCGGTCGAAGATTCCCTCGACTCCATTTATGACAGTCTGAAACATCAAGCCCTCATCCACCAATCGGGCGGCGGCACCGGATTTTCGTTTAGCCACCTCCGTCCTCACAACGACCTGGTTTCATCGTCGAGCGGCGTCGCCTCCGGCCCCATTTCCTTCATGCGCCTCTTCAATCTCTCGACGGATATCATCAAGCAAGGCGGGACCAGACGGGGCGCGAATATGGGCATCCTCCGCATCGACCACCCGGACATTCTGGACTTCATTGCGCTCAAACAAACCCCGACCGAAATGACGAACTTCAATCTCTCCGTCGGCATCACCGATTCGTTCATGCAGGCACTCACGCGCCGTCGCACGTACGCTCTGATCAATCCGCGAACCGGCAAACCCGCGAAACGGCTTCCGGCCCAGCTCGTCTTCGATCGGCTCGTCGAAGCAGCCTGGGCCAGCGGGGAGCCTGGCTTGGTGTTCCTGGACACGATCAATCGGGGGAATCCCACTCCCCGCCTCGGCACCATCGAGTCGACGAACCCCTGTGGCGAACAACCGCTACTGCCCTTTGAGTCCTGCACCCTCGGCTCTATCAATGTCGCCAACTTCGTCATGCCATCGAGCGCAGGACCCGCCATCGACTTCGCTCGATTAGCCGACATCATTCCTCTCGCCGTGCGCTTCCTCGACAATGTGATCGATCGCAACCGTTTCCCCCTTCCCCACATCGACCGCATGACGAAGCGCACAAGGAAGATCGGCCTGGGCATCATGGGCTTTGCCGACTTGCTGATCGCCCTCAACATCCCCTACGACTCCGAGGCTGCCATCCACACAGCCGGCGCCCTGATGGAGTTCTTTCAATCTCACGCCCATCGTGCATCCGCGGACCTTGCCACCGAGCGCGGAGTCTTTCCTGCCTATCGAGGCAGTCGGCTCCAGACTCTCGGTCAACGGCATCGAAACGCCACCGTCACCACCATTGCACCGACTGGCAGCATCAGCCTCATCGCCAACTGCTCACCAGGCATTGAGCCGCTCTACGGCGTGCAGGAAGTCCGCCGCATCATGGATGGCGTTGTGCTCACCTCCTGTCATCCGGCCTTCGTCCGCTACGCAGAGGCCCTCGGTCTCGATCTCGACGCGCTCCAGGCCAACCTGTCGGCGCATCCTTCCATCCAACATATGACCGATATTCCAGAAGAGCTGCGACACCTCTTTGTCACAGCCCATGATGTCTCGGCCGAGCAACATGTGCGTATGCAGGCGGTGTTTCAGCGCTATAGCGACAGCGGTGTCTCAAAAACCATCAATTTACCGGGCACCGCGACCAAAGCCGAAGTCGCCGCGGCCTTTCTGCGCGCCTATCGACTGAAGTGCAAAGGCCTCACCGTCTTTCGAACAGGCAGCCGTGAACAACAAGTCCTGTCCTGTCACCCTTCGAACCCCTGTTGA
- a CDS encoding PHP domain-containing protein — MSRIDLHLHTTHSDGSLSPTEVLRLAHKAGVTALAITDHDIVTGIPEAIAAGAELGIEIIPGVEISSRVGNSELHILGYCLQWQDPELNRRLAFLRESRHSRNPQIIERLRALGLDVTYEEVRALAGTDAVGRPHIARLLMDKHYVTSAKEAFDRYLAEGRPAYVARELPSPADAIAWIRAAGGVAVLAHPTWAKVSGESLNALLIALKAEGLGGIEVHYSSHTKRQTREYHDLAKRLDLLITGGSDFHGITKPDIEVGTGKGGLKVSEKLLDPLKKAALSAPHS, encoded by the coding sequence ATGAGCCGCATCGATCTCCATCTCCATACGACCCATTCCGATGGCAGCCTCTCGCCAACTGAGGTGCTCCGGCTCGCCCACAAGGCAGGCGTGACTGCGCTAGCCATTACGGACCACGACATTGTGACCGGCATACCCGAGGCCATCGCTGCCGGGGCTGAGCTGGGCATTGAGATCATCCCCGGCGTAGAAATCAGTTCCCGTGTGGGCAACAGTGAGCTGCATATCCTGGGCTACTGCCTCCAGTGGCAAGACCCTGAACTGAATCGACGCTTGGCCTTCTTGCGCGAGAGCCGGCATAGCCGCAACCCGCAGATCATCGAACGGCTGCGTGCCTTGGGGCTGGATGTGACCTATGAAGAGGTGCGAGCGCTGGCCGGCACGGATGCGGTCGGCCGCCCCCATATCGCGCGGCTCTTGATGGACAAACACTACGTCACGTCGGCGAAAGAGGCCTTTGATCGCTACCTGGCAGAGGGGCGCCCGGCCTATGTGGCGCGTGAGCTGCCGTCGCCGGCGGATGCCATCGCCTGGATCAGAGCGGCCGGCGGCGTCGCCGTGCTGGCCCACCCCACCTGGGCCAAGGTGTCGGGAGAAAGTCTGAACGCACTCCTGATCGCCTTGAAAGCCGAAGGCCTCGGCGGCATTGAAGTCCACTATAGTAGCCACACGAAGCGACAGACGAGGGAATACCACGACTTGGCCAAACGGCTGGACTTGCTGATCACCGGTGGAAGCGATTTCCACGGCATCACTAAACCGGATATCGAGGTCGGCACCGGAAAGGGCGGCTTGAAAGTATCCGAAAAGTTGCTCGATCCACTCAAAAAAGCTGCCCTCTCTGCTCCTCACTCGTAA
- a CDS encoding molybdenum cofactor biosynthesis protein MoaE — MEPIDENQLVRVQRENFSIDRELDRVKSRSKRIGGIATFLGIARDRSKGRDVDSITFEHYEGMAEKKLREIRERGLKDFDILELLIIHRYGEITIGENIVLIIAGAEHRAEAFRACEWAISELKQITPIWKLEHTPEGEVWVEEHP, encoded by the coding sequence ATGGAACCGATAGATGAGAACCAGCTCGTTCGGGTGCAGCGGGAGAACTTCTCCATCGATCGAGAGCTCGATCGGGTCAAGAGCCGATCGAAGCGGATCGGGGGGATCGCGACGTTTCTGGGGATTGCCCGGGATCGTTCCAAAGGGCGGGATGTCGATAGCATTACCTTCGAACATTACGAAGGGATGGCGGAGAAGAAGCTGCGCGAGATTCGCGAGCGGGGGCTGAAAGATTTCGACATCCTGGAGCTCCTGATCATTCACCGATATGGCGAGATCACGATCGGCGAAAATATCGTGTTGATCATTGCCGGTGCCGAGCATCGGGCCGAGGCGTTTCGTGCCTGCGAATGGGCGATCAGTGAATTGAAACAGATTACTCCGATCTGGAAGCTTGAACATACGCCGGAAGGCGAAGTCTGGGTTGAGGAACATCCGTAG
- a CDS encoding serine/threonine-protein kinase gives MSKSWTWIAPYTFAILAVLLAGPLLSSMAVAQSATVPYLALSGPHVIRLGADLLALTILWLLALAASQQLPDNGRGSSFLRSLVLPLTTLIVILFANKALRTVGLPLVEQIGSARFASGYAIGLVGSGLWLTTAWFMNHPSLRRAFDPPLQTRRQGAQALAEDEEEEQEAAEDSSESKSHSATSTIITSNPSTPGMLGRYRVLKELGRGAMGLVYLGKDPTIQRFVAIKTMRLDQIDNDDKLQDIKARFFREAESTGRLSHPNIVTIYDAGEENDLGYIAMELIEGTPLKQWARQPNLMPLNEVLLIVATAADALDYAHQQGVVHRDIKPANIMLTKDRIVKVMDFGIAKIASSSKTQTNMVMGTPTYMSPEQISGKKVDGRSDIFSLGVVLFELLTGQPPFTADNLSALLFSIAHHPHPAIHTLRPDLPPMVQEIVDRALQKELPHRYRRADEFARELRACLQSLAA, from the coding sequence ATGTCGAAATCCTGGACTTGGATCGCTCCCTATACCTTTGCCATCTTGGCCGTGCTCCTGGCCGGTCCCTTGCTGAGCAGCATGGCCGTGGCCCAATCCGCCACGGTTCCGTACCTGGCACTCAGTGGTCCTCACGTCATTCGATTGGGTGCTGACCTCCTCGCGCTGACCATCCTCTGGCTCCTTGCCCTTGCGGCGTCACAGCAGCTCCCAGACAATGGCCGGGGCTCAAGCTTTCTCCGCAGCCTCGTCCTTCCGCTCACGACCCTGATCGTCATCCTCTTCGCCAATAAAGCCTTGAGAACGGTCGGACTGCCACTCGTTGAGCAGATCGGCTCAGCTCGATTCGCCTCGGGCTATGCCATCGGACTTGTCGGCTCCGGGCTCTGGCTCACGACGGCATGGTTCATGAACCATCCTTCGTTACGCAGAGCCTTCGATCCCCCTCTCCAGACCAGACGCCAAGGGGCACAGGCGCTTGCCGAAGACGAGGAAGAAGAACAAGAGGCAGCAGAGGATTCGTCGGAATCGAAGAGTCACTCCGCCACGTCAACGATCATAACCTCCAACCCCTCCACCCCTGGCATGCTCGGGCGTTATAGAGTCTTGAAAGAACTGGGGCGTGGAGCGATGGGACTGGTCTACCTGGGGAAAGATCCCACGATCCAACGGTTCGTGGCTATCAAAACCATGCGGCTCGACCAGATCGACAACGACGACAAGCTACAAGACATCAAGGCGCGGTTTTTTCGCGAAGCAGAATCCACCGGGCGCCTTTCTCACCCCAACATCGTGACGATCTATGACGCAGGAGAGGAAAACGACTTGGGGTATATCGCAATGGAACTCATCGAGGGAACCCCACTGAAACAATGGGCAAGGCAACCCAACTTGATGCCGCTCAACGAGGTCCTTCTGATTGTGGCCACCGCCGCGGACGCGCTGGACTATGCCCATCAGCAAGGAGTCGTCCATCGCGACATCAAGCCGGCCAACATCATGCTCACAAAAGATCGCATCGTGAAAGTCATGGATTTCGGTATTGCAAAAATCGCCTCGAGCAGCAAAACACAGACGAATATGGTGATGGGCACACCGACGTACATGTCCCCGGAACAAATCTCAGGGAAAAAAGTGGACGGCCGATCGGACATTTTCTCGCTCGGCGTCGTGTTGTTCGAACTTCTCACGGGACAGCCGCCGTTCACCGCCGATAATTTGTCGGCACTGCTGTTCAGCATCGCCCATCATCCGCATCCTGCCATTCACACCTTGCGGCCGGATCTTCCCCCGATGGTGCAGGAGATCGTGGATCGGGCGTTGCAGAAAGAGTTGCCTCACCGGTATCGGCGTGCGGACGAATTCGCGCGCGAACTCCGTGCTTGCCTGCAGAGTCTCGCAGCCTAA